The DNA sequence AGGAGGGTGGCTGGTAAGAAGACATAATCTTTGCTCAAGGGTGGGCAACTTATggctgaaaataaaaaagaaaataagattgCAAATTGATGAGACTGATGGTTATGAACTGAGCACAGTGACCCCAAATCTGAGTTGTGACTAGACCAGGCATATCCTTGAGCAACAGAATGTAAATCATTGGCAAACAACTTTGGTGTGAAAGAATAACCTagttctgaatttttagtgagaGAATAACCTAGTTCTGAATTTCTAGTCCCTGGGATGTCCATGCAGTTCTTCGTAACATCTGTCAGGGCCCTAAATGGGCTCAATGTACTATGGTCCCCTTCATCAGCCTCTGGGTCATCTCTCTCTCTGGTGTTATGCTTCATTACAGAAATGTGAGCATCTCTATGAATTAATCAATATAAAACATACAACATGCAGGGGAATTAAATAATCATCTTGGCATTGCCCAACTGAGAAATTCCTTAGTGTTGGACATGTCCTGTGAGGCTGGGAGAAGCTCCTGTTCTGGGTGGTATTCCTAGAAAATGGGACTACCAATTCTAGACCTCCTTGGCCTCCGCTCAATGGAGGAGGTTGGATAGTACTGGGAAGCCTGTGAGGCAGAAGGGCTAGTAAAGTTAAAGAGCCAGGAAAACACCTCACCTTAGAGTTGGCTCTAGGAATGAGATGGCAGTCGTGAGACTAAATGAAGAGAAGTGGTGTAGGATTAGTTCCCAAGGCTGCCAGAATAGGTGCTTCAGGGGGTAGAGGTGTGGTAGAAGGGTTTGTTGGAGCTGGAAATCTTGAAACTCCCTGCTTATGTTACCTTTTCATTCCTATGAACGAATCctagggggtctatttatcatgttgtgtaaaatgtgaagtgaagcattactggtgatgttgcttattgcaatcaatcagatctttgcctTTGTTTTCTAATTGTTGAAATCGAATTGCTTTTTAGTTGCCTTGGGAAAGATCACCGGCAATTCTTCACTccaattttacacagcatgataaatagcccCCCTAGTTTTAATTGCAATCTCATCTATTCCCTGTAGGTTTTCCAAAGACGTTGGGATGGCACGGTGTCTTTCAATGTTGGCTGGAATGCCTACAAGAGGGGGTTTGGGAGCGAAATGAATGAGTTCTGGCTGGGGAATGATATTCTTCACAATTTAACATCATCAGGTAAGGGTGGGAGAGGAGTGGGCTGGTACTGGGCTGGAGCATGATtccttttctgtatgttttaCCATGTTCCCAAAGAGAGTGTTTGGACTTttggaaattatttatttttttattattgtaaatttatatttataaaacacaataCATTCCTCAACTTGATACAATAGGAGAGTGTATACAGCACAATTACACATGGCATTCCAATACTAATTGATACAGAAGGTAAAGTGGAGCTTAAATGGAGCTTCCAAGCTAaaatctgtacaggtatgagacctgttatccagagtgctcgggacctggggttttccggataacggatctttccgtaatttgggtcttcatgccaagtctactagaaattcatttaaacattcaaataaacccaattggctagttttgcttccaataaggattaattatatcttagttgggatcaagtacaagctactattttattattacagagaaaaaggaaatcatttttaaaaatttggaaatgtctatgggagacctaTAGGGattagggatcctatacctgtattactattcGTTGCCACCATGAGAAGCATTGCTTACAAGAGAGGTGGGAGAGAAGTTATATGATAAAAAGAATTCTAACATATCTTGAGAATTCAGCATGTATTCATATAAATTGGCTAAAATTGGGAATTCTGAtacaagtgtatttttctttagGCACGTGGGAACTGCGCATTGATCTCCGAGACTTTGACAACAACATGTATTATGCCAAATATTCCTCCTTCCAAGTTCTGGGAGaggaaaataaatatgcattattGGTGAGCAACTTCAGCGCAGGAAATATAGGTAAGAGACAGAGGTACAATGACATACGACAGCTGGTCAGTTGAATTTAAAGGGCtagtaacaacaaaaataatgGGAATTTTGGTTACAATGGgaaggaaaagaagaagaggCAAGCGGCACACACCATTACTACTAAAACATCCTTTTATAATACTAGCCCCAAAAACGTAACTAAAAAACTGACATGCCCAGTTTAAAATCCTAAAATCCATGCTGGCTAGCATGCATTTCATAATGGCTACCATTGTATCCCATTATCAAGTATAAAATGCAAGTTTTATCCAGAAAGTGGTTCCCTGCAATATCTACTCATAAATAAACAGCAGTCACACATTGTAGCCCTGTGTCTGGACCAACAGAATCCCTAGAGACAACAAAGATTAAAGCTTGGTATTGCATTGACTTGAAACTTGATAAAAATCCTCAGCATTTTGTCTCTCCACCTCTGTATTCAGTGCCCACCATTAGATTTTCTTGCATGatgatgtagggacccatagggttaacgaTCCCCTATAGcttattcatacctcccaacattttggaaataaaaagagggacaaaaagatttgccgcgcgTAGCGAagtgaattttttgaccacgccaattgtgtggccacaccccctaattggaTCAACAATAGTGTttagccgcacaccacttacttgcttgctgggtgcatccgtatccctGGCAGCCTCCAAGCCAAATATTGTACAGATATatgaagtgggaaggagcacaccaaaatgtccaggcaatgccttaattcatatgcagatttattgagtgcacaagctttcggggtcagaaccccttcctcaggtgcacctgaccccgaaagcttgtgcactcaataaatctgcatatgaattaaggcattgcctggacattttggtgtgctccttcccacttcatATATCtgcacaccccctaattaccatgttcattttacaaaatttggcaggttatgaaatttgaacatatttctgtgttttttttccggttattacaattttgctaatgaaggtgaattgccctttaagctgtgagtctaacttttcccaagggacctccttatctaaattgttacaattacttatttgcttatctcaagttattaaaaattaatcaagttataaaaattattagaaagtatcttagttgcacctggtggctgtttttgggctctctgccaaaagccaattaagttataaactttgtttctttttttggctgttcagtgcagacaaAGTTGGGACTTTttagtacaaatgcgggactgcgggttgagctgtcaaaagcgggactgtcccgctgaaaacaggacagttaggaggtagtgatgtgcggaccgACCCGATAACCGCAGGTTCGGATCAACCTCGCACTGCTCTTCGTGGATGGTGGGCTGGTGacggttgagctcttcttctgctcaCCCCCACCCGCCAtcttcaaatgccggctttcgacttccggctttatagccgcgCGCATGCTTGCCCCGCCGcttatgtgacatcattggcgCGGCGAGTCGGAGCTGGTCTATCAAAAGAACCTGGAAGTGCAGTTGGTCgatgggttagggtcgggtgcgggtctggAAAACCCTAGTTCTAGGAATgtgaggcagatagaactagtttagcaagagcagcctgtgctccaactatAAGGTatagcaagggggtagctctcctcttaggcctgtagtatagggacatagactaatagggatttaggtttagtgagttccctgatcccctgtgtgaggatTCAGGTCACGTTACAGAGATCCCAAGGGTGCATCTATCCAGTGTGGTGCACTATCTCATCAAGGGTGTCACTAGGTGCTGCCTCTGAAATGCTGTGATGTACCTGACACGTATGTGATAATACAGTGATTATGTGATAATAATAaagaaggggaggagggaaaaatTGGATATCCAGTATTGATTTTGTGGATAGAAATgttcacttcccaatactaacagagggtccaggtgctcaagccccagaccttcagctcagggaggcaatCTTGCACATTTATGTTCAGTTGTAGGCTGGCACACTCCAAAATTTGATGCAGATAAAAAAgtagtttatttaacaaaaaaagaacatctcaaaaagtagccttatgcgtttcgtgccttgtgggcacttaatcAGAGGCGATGATTAAGTGCCAAggtacgaaatgcgtaaggctactTTTTGACATGTTCTGTTTTGTTCTGCTGggtcaaaagccacaaataataaaaagggaaaaccaattgcagaatatcacactctacatcatactttggATGGAGATTTTTGGAACTTTGGATGCCCTTGTATACAAGGTATAAATTCTTCTGTATATCAGCCCAGTCCCTAGGAAAAGTGATAAGGATGGTTGTATTGACAGCTACAGTACAATTGCCTGGGAAATACATACCCATTATTATTttgatcattttgtttttttttaggagatTCCCTGACGTCTCACATGAACATGTCGTTTAGCACCTATGACCAGAACAATGACATGTCAGGGGGCAACTGCGCTCTTACAAACCAGGCAGGTTGGTGGTATACCAACTGTTTCCAGTCCAACCTGAACGGGTTGTACCGTCTTGTGCAGAACAGCAGTCAGACTGGCATCAACTGGCTGAGCGATGGCAAGACCTTCTACTCTTACAAATCCAGTGAAATGAAGATACGGCAACTGTAATCAGCAAGAGAAAGTCTAGATACAGAGAAGACATAGAACAAGAAAATACACTTTTGTTcaagaaagaaatatataaagggagatatatagagagatgtA is a window from the Xenopus laevis strain J_2021 chromosome 6L, Xenopus_laevis_v10.1, whole genome shotgun sequence genome containing:
- the MGC84752 gene encoding MGC84752 protein precursor (The RefSeq protein has 5 substitutions compared to this genomic sequence), which translates into the protein MPVALATGFCLLNILGYATVAVSQLEPAGTGFPFTVCAGLDTVGQKGDPGPMGPTGPSGTPGINGTKGEKGDTGPMGLQGEKGEQGAAGIYSLYNGTSCEDLLNQGEFLSGWNIINPVGMSPLRVLCDMHTDGGGWLVFQRRWDGTVSFNVGWNAYKRGFGSEMNEFWLGNDILHNLTSSGTWELRIDLRDFDNNMYFAKYSSFQVLGEENKYALLVSNFSAGNIGDSLTSHMNMSFSTYDQNNDMSGGNCALTNQAGWWYTNCFQSNLNGLYRLVQNSSQTGINWLSDGKTFYSYKSSEMKIRQL